In Nocardioides dokdonensis FR1436, the following are encoded in one genomic region:
- a CDS encoding sulfotransferase family protein, whose protein sequence is MDTAVQGEDGAGTRRQLVLVTGSGRSGTSSLAGSLQRLGWHVPLPLLEATEINPRGFYESQWVVELHERLLGSVPVRTNDARPEAAAAAAAAAADPAVLAELVAWLEEQGAAERLLVKDPRIFWVPRLWRDAAAATGHDLVFLVTLRHPTVVARSRDTAFLSDESDEVRLRRSSANVAGWVNNTLESVAATQGVRRAWVRYDDLLADWRSCLARVGAQTGLDLPATVHDRSAHEVDDFLTPDLNRSRVSWGDVEVLDELRVLAERLWSAVTGLVDDPEDAASLAEVAACRADYARLHSLAAGLAFHETEATVITARRRVQRRLTRRHRAELRELRAQLD, encoded by the coding sequence GTGGACACGGCGGTGCAGGGAGAAGACGGGGCGGGCACGAGGCGTCAGCTGGTCCTGGTGACCGGCTCGGGACGCAGCGGGACCAGCTCGCTGGCAGGCTCGCTGCAGCGGCTCGGCTGGCACGTCCCGCTCCCGCTGCTCGAGGCCACGGAGATCAACCCCCGCGGCTTCTACGAGAGCCAGTGGGTCGTCGAGCTGCACGAGCGCCTGCTGGGCTCGGTCCCGGTCCGGACCAACGACGCCCGGCCGGAGGCGGCCGCCGCGGCCGCAGCGGCCGCAGCCGACCCCGCCGTGCTGGCCGAGCTGGTGGCCTGGCTCGAGGAGCAGGGCGCGGCGGAGCGGCTGCTGGTCAAGGACCCCCGGATCTTCTGGGTGCCCCGGCTGTGGCGTGACGCGGCGGCCGCCACCGGCCACGACCTGGTCTTCCTGGTCACCCTGCGCCACCCGACGGTGGTCGCCCGGTCACGCGACACCGCGTTCCTCTCCGACGAGAGCGACGAGGTCCGCCTGCGCCGCTCCTCGGCGAACGTCGCCGGGTGGGTCAACAACACCCTGGAGTCCGTGGCCGCGACCCAGGGCGTACGACGCGCCTGGGTCCGCTACGACGACCTGCTCGCCGACTGGCGTTCCTGCCTGGCCCGCGTGGGCGCCCAGACCGGCCTCGACCTGCCCGCCACGGTGCACGACCGGTCGGCGCACGAGGTCGATGACTTCCTGACCCCCGATCTCAACCGGTCCCGCGTCTCCTGGGGCGACGTCGAGGTCCTCGACGAGCTGAGGGTGCTCGCCGAGCGACTGTGGAGCGCGGTGACCGGGCTGGTCGACGACCCGGAGGACGCGGCGAGCCTCGCGGAGGTGGCGGCCTGCCGCGCCGACTACGCCCGGCTGCACAGCCTGGCCGCCGGGCTGGCGTTCCACGAGACCGAGGCCACCGTGATCACGGCCCGACGTCGCGTCCAGCGTCGCCTCACCCGCCGGCACCGCGCCGAGCTGCGAGAGCTGCGCGCTCAGCTCGACTGA
- a CDS encoding DNA polymerase domain-containing protein, translated as MAKASAAEVQAGGRAVRVSSPDRVIYEATERTPEVTKLMVAEYVASVDVGLMRALRDRPTALERWPAGVREGMHLATGPQDSKAEAFYQKRVPRGAPDYLETATVTFPSGRTADEICPTEIAVPVWCAHMGTLTFHPWPVRRGDVDHPDELRIDLDPQPGTTFTDAARVAGVARELFAELGITAYAKTSGNRGVHVYVRIEPRWEFTDVRHAAIGFGRALERRDDQVTTAWWKEERGERIFVDYNQNCRDRTIASAYSLRPLPGAPVSTPLTWAEVAELRDPREHHLFSVPDRLADGDPWAGIDDEAFSIQPLLDLYEELPGGEMPYPPDHPKMPGEPPRVQPSKKVAEHWDADGNRVQDD; from the coding sequence ATGGCGAAGGCGAGCGCGGCCGAGGTGCAGGCCGGTGGGCGGGCGGTGCGGGTCTCCAGCCCCGACCGGGTGATCTACGAGGCGACGGAGCGCACCCCCGAGGTGACCAAGCTGATGGTCGCCGAGTACGTCGCCTCGGTCGACGTCGGCCTGATGCGCGCGCTGCGCGACCGGCCCACGGCTCTCGAGCGCTGGCCCGCGGGGGTGCGCGAGGGCATGCACCTGGCCACCGGCCCGCAGGACAGCAAGGCCGAGGCGTTCTACCAGAAGCGGGTGCCCCGGGGCGCGCCCGACTACCTCGAGACCGCGACCGTCACCTTCCCCTCGGGTCGCACCGCCGACGAGATCTGCCCGACGGAGATCGCGGTCCCGGTCTGGTGCGCCCACATGGGCACGCTCACCTTCCACCCGTGGCCGGTCCGGCGCGGCGACGTGGACCACCCCGACGAGCTGCGCATCGACCTCGACCCGCAGCCGGGCACCACGTTCACCGACGCCGCCCGGGTCGCGGGTGTGGCCCGTGAGCTGTTCGCCGAGCTCGGCATCACGGCGTACGCCAAGACCTCGGGCAACCGCGGGGTGCACGTCTACGTGCGGATCGAGCCGCGCTGGGAGTTCACCGACGTCCGGCACGCGGCGATCGGGTTCGGCCGGGCGCTGGAGCGCCGGGACGACCAGGTCACGACGGCGTGGTGGAAGGAGGAGCGCGGGGAGCGGATCTTCGTCGACTACAACCAGAACTGCCGGGACCGCACCATCGCCTCGGCGTACTCGTTGCGGCCGCTGCCCGGTGCCCCGGTCTCGACCCCGCTGACGTGGGCCGAGGTCGCCGAGCTGCGCGACCCGCGCGAGCACCACCTCTTCTCGGTGCCCGACCGGCTCGCCGACGGCGACCCGTGGGCCGGCATCGACGACGAGGCGTTCTCGATCCAGCCGCTGCTCGACCTGTACGAGGAGCTGCCCGGGGGAGAGATGCCCTACCCGCCCGACCACCCGAAGATGCCTGGCGAGCCGCCACGGGTGCAGCCCTCGAAGAAGGTCGCCGAGCACTGGGACGCCGACGGCAACCGGGTGCAGGACGACTGA
- a CDS encoding GNAT family N-acetyltransferase yields the protein MSGYDDLTFDLLDVHATDEDSVARLHAYADTWSQAFHEGRLDEEKNKHWIEHSRVDDVTLRAVLPRRSAIGGTPRPVATFTSWDQQLNVGGPDLLPVRMITDVTVAPTHRRRGLLTRLMTEDLDEAVRAGVPLAALTVSEGSIYGRYGFGPATRYRKVHVDVRPGRFALHHLEDDGTLELALPAEAWPAMAQVHAERLATSRGEIARPAFYEQFLSGRFDWESGGPDRKLTVVVHLDVTGQPDGYVAYRTAWKDDQARLEVADLVATTHTAHLRLWRHVADVDLVTEVRARTAPDDLLDLAVVDPRGVTSVEVRDFLWLRILDLPRALEARPWREDASVVLEVDDALGHTAGRWRVTTEKGTARVARTDDEPSVRLPADVLAALYLGDRSVLTAAAAGRLHGPDVTTLAAMADHAGPAPYCSTGF from the coding sequence GTGAGCGGCTACGACGACCTGACCTTCGACCTCCTCGACGTGCATGCGACCGACGAGGACTCCGTCGCCCGGCTGCACGCCTACGCGGACACCTGGAGCCAGGCGTTCCACGAGGGCCGGCTGGACGAGGAGAAGAACAAGCACTGGATCGAGCACAGCCGGGTCGACGACGTGACGCTGCGCGCGGTCCTGCCCCGACGCTCGGCGATCGGGGGCACGCCCAGGCCCGTGGCGACGTTCACCAGCTGGGACCAGCAGCTCAACGTGGGCGGCCCCGACCTCCTCCCGGTGCGGATGATCACCGACGTCACCGTGGCTCCCACCCATCGACGTCGTGGGCTGCTCACCCGCCTGATGACCGAGGACCTCGACGAGGCCGTCCGCGCCGGCGTCCCGCTCGCGGCGCTCACCGTCTCGGAGGGCTCCATCTACGGGCGGTACGGGTTCGGGCCGGCGACGCGCTACCGGAAGGTGCACGTCGACGTGCGCCCGGGGCGCTTCGCGCTGCACCACCTCGAGGACGACGGCACCCTGGAGCTGGCGCTGCCGGCCGAGGCCTGGCCGGCGATGGCGCAGGTCCACGCCGAGCGGCTCGCGACCTCCCGTGGAGAGATCGCCCGACCGGCGTTCTACGAGCAGTTCCTCTCCGGCAGGTTCGACTGGGAGTCCGGGGGTCCCGACCGGAAGCTGACGGTGGTGGTGCACCTCGACGTCACCGGCCAGCCCGACGGCTACGTCGCCTACCGCACCGCCTGGAAGGACGACCAGGCGCGGCTCGAGGTGGCCGACCTGGTCGCCACGACCCACACGGCCCACCTGCGGCTGTGGCGCCACGTCGCCGACGTCGACCTCGTCACCGAGGTCCGGGCCCGCACCGCCCCCGACGACCTGCTCGACCTGGCCGTGGTCGATCCCAGGGGGGTGACCAGCGTCGAGGTCCGTGACTTCCTGTGGCTGCGCATCCTGGACCTGCCGCGGGCCCTGGAGGCGCGGCCGTGGCGCGAGGACGCCTCGGTGGTGCTCGAGGTCGACGACGCGCTGGGACACACCGCCGGCCGCTGGCGGGTCACCACCGAGAAGGGGACGGCCCGGGTCGCGCGCACCGACGACGAGCCCAGCGTGCGGCTGCCCGCCGACGTGCTGGCCGCCCTCTACCTGGGCGACCGAAGCGTGCTCACGGCCGCGGCGGCGGGACGGCTCCACGGGCCGGACGTCACGACCCTCGCCGCGATGGCCGACCACGCCGGGCCCGC